One Methanohalophilus mahii DSM 5219 genomic window carries:
- a CDS encoding DNA-deoxyinosine glycosylase encodes MVKKGLEPIIHHDTEILILGSLPGEESLRQQRYYANKGNDFWKLTGDSIGEELDKKEYPEKLRILKEHKIGLWDIFREAERKGSGDSEIRYEVINDFSMLKVIAPNIRKILFNGKTRAGKYEYLLQEKGYDTAVLPSSSGANRQNRIERGKIWKQQLQC; translated from the coding sequence ATGGTAAAAAAAGGACTTGAACCGATAATCCACCACGATACAGAAATATTAATTCTGGGTTCCCTGCCAGGAGAAGAATCCCTCAGACAACAAAGATATTATGCCAATAAAGGAAATGATTTCTGGAAACTCACAGGTGATTCTATCGGAGAGGAACTTGACAAAAAGGAATATCCAGAAAAATTGAGAATTCTGAAAGAACATAAAATAGGCCTATGGGATATTTTCAGGGAAGCAGAAAGAAAGGGAAGTGGTGATTCTGAAATCAGGTATGAGGTTATTAATGACTTTTCCATGCTTAAAGTGATAGCACCCAACATACGTAAAATCCTTTTCAATGGAAAAACAAGAGCCGGAAAATACGAGTATTTGTTACAGGAAAAAGGATACGATACGGCAGTACTGCCCTCTTCCAGTGGGGCCAACAGACAAAACAGAATTGAAAGAGGAAAAATATGGAAACAGCAATTGCAATGCTGA
- a CDS encoding tetratricopeptide repeat protein: MSFLKKWYDKVSRKKQFTTLYRRGEEVYGSGYVLFEMGKYEEALDKYNEAAAIWGELEDKLSEFEDEMADDLANLRKKCQNVLYSRCFVLYKMGKHEEALEVIDSFLEDDPQDADKWFGHGFVMQSIGQHQKAVESFSKCLDLNPAFSDAWYCKATLLYHNDEFTQALECYEMAAQHSDVKDFAFPRYSFLNIDPKPKLKKDAAGILYGKGNTLFKLERFEEAIEAFKGALDIEPESPKIWQGLANTYLKIGNDDRANKAFAKLLELDPENSQAKEYINPENPAEEGE; the protein is encoded by the coding sequence ATGAGTTTCCTGAAAAAATGGTATGATAAAGTTTCCCGCAAAAAACAATTCACAACTCTTTATAGACGCGGTGAAGAGGTATATGGGAGTGGATATGTACTTTTTGAAATGGGCAAGTATGAAGAGGCGCTGGACAAATACAATGAGGCGGCCGCTATATGGGGTGAACTGGAAGATAAATTAAGCGAATTTGAAGATGAAATGGCAGATGATCTGGCAAATTTAAGAAAAAAATGTCAGAATGTTCTTTATAGCCGTTGTTTTGTCCTTTACAAGATGGGAAAGCATGAAGAGGCTCTTGAAGTGATTGATAGTTTCCTTGAGGATGACCCGCAAGATGCTGACAAATGGTTTGGACATGGATTTGTAATGCAATCGATAGGACAGCATCAAAAAGCGGTTGAATCCTTTTCCAAATGCCTGGATCTGAATCCTGCTTTCTCAGATGCCTGGTACTGTAAAGCCACTCTTCTTTATCACAATGATGAATTTACGCAAGCCCTTGAATGTTATGAGATGGCGGCACAACATTCAGATGTCAAGGATTTTGCATTTCCAAGATATTCATTTTTGAACATAGATCCAAAACCCAAACTTAAAAAAGATGCTGCGGGCATTTTATATGGGAAAGGTAATACTTTGTTCAAACTGGAGCGATTTGAAGAAGCTATAGAGGCCTTTAAAGGCGCCCTTGATATAGAGCCAGAATCTCCCAAGATATGGCAAGGCCTTGCAAATACTTACCTGAAAATCGGAAACGATGATAGAGCCAACAAAGCTTTTGCAAAGTTATTGGAACTTGATCCTGAAAATTCTCAGGCAAAAGAATATATAAATCCTGAAAATCCTGCTGAAGAGGGTGAGTAA
- a CDS encoding methanogenesis marker 9 domain-containing protein, with product MTQELFDLNIGYVHFKNPVAIAPMAGITDSSFVNSYGKSAALVIIGGYNLDERTNAAACELIERGRKEFVSQEPIEYITKEINAVDFDGVVGINLRSSEIKPLIEMAGIVRDAGAVMELDAHCRQPEMKEAGVGEALMEDLPRLTEWIRQIKETGVVLSVKIRANVVDDIKLAKAIENAGADIIHVDAMKEGAGADLDAIRRIRDATRIFLIGNNSVQSFDDAKEMFSRGGDMVSVGRQAMDSPQLVDSLVEAVSEFQETTGWYNAPKHICRGQGDLRGLTFCCLPVKPCAVHNKAKQLGFSPREFANLKMEFVKGTPLEFGDSTCFGSLAWCCKITKPCFMRDGVLDLIDLPPQEYMELKKQMADYILDQAREK from the coding sequence GTGACCCAAGAACTTTTTGACCTGAATATAGGATATGTCCATTTCAAAAATCCAGTCGCCATCGCTCCAATGGCAGGTATTACAGACAGCTCATTCGTAAACAGTTATGGCAAAAGTGCCGCACTTGTGATAATAGGCGGATACAACCTTGATGAGAGAACCAATGCTGCAGCATGTGAACTCATAGAAAGAGGAAGAAAAGAATTCGTATCACAGGAGCCAATCGAATATATCACAAAAGAGATAAATGCCGTTGATTTCGATGGGGTAGTGGGAATAAATCTGCGCAGCAGTGAAATTAAACCCTTAATTGAAATGGCAGGAATCGTCAGGGATGCAGGTGCAGTAATGGAACTAGATGCACACTGTCGCCAACCTGAGATGAAGGAAGCAGGAGTTGGAGAGGCCCTGATGGAGGACCTCCCACGTCTTACAGAATGGATAAGGCAGATAAAAGAAACTGGTGTCGTACTTTCAGTCAAGATCAGGGCAAATGTTGTTGATGATATAAAACTTGCAAAAGCAATTGAAAATGCAGGTGCCGATATCATCCATGTCGATGCCATGAAAGAAGGTGCAGGTGCTGACCTTGACGCTATCCGCCGCATCCGGGATGCAACACGTATTTTCCTGATAGGCAATAATTCGGTACAGAGCTTTGATGATGCAAAAGAGATGTTTTCCAGAGGTGGCGATATGGTATCTGTGGGAAGACAGGCAATGGATTCCCCACAACTTGTAGACTCCCTTGTAGAAGCTGTTTCTGAATTTCAGGAAACCACCGGCTGGTATAATGCACCAAAACATATTTGCAGGGGGCAGGGGGACCTGCGAGGACTGACTTTCTGTTGTCTGCCGGTAAAACCCTGTGCTGTACATAACAAAGCCAAACAACTGGGCTTCAGTCCTCGGGAATTTGCAAACCTGAAAATGGAATTTGTAAAAGGTACTCCTCTTGAATTCGGTGACAGTACCTGCTTTGGCAGCCTTGCATGGTGTTGTAAGATCACAAAACCCTGTTTCATGAGAGACGGCGTGCTGGATCTTATAGACCTCCCCCCACAAGAGTACATGGAACTCAAAAAACAAATGGCTGACTACATCCTCGACCAAGCCAGAGAAAAATAA
- a CDS encoding PAS domain-containing protein: protein MKSVLEDIVNASPAIVFVWKEEERWPVEFVSKNISLFDYTPDDFISGALRYSDIIHPDDLEMVTEEVEKHLESGDEQFNLTYRVLTGKKDVRWVEERTIIHHDPDNTYYEGIIMDITSRKMEEKKIIDGAMGMKKALETVINSSPVIVFLWRAEDDWPVEFVSENITQFGYEVEEFTSDNLVYGDIVHPDDIEKVRQGMARCVAEGNRQFNKEYRILTKDGDVRWVDERTKIQHSDTGDVTYLQGIIVDITERKNVENALFLEEKRHEALLKLYAMSDSSIQEIMDYAREQAVLLTESKIGFLAFLDETETNYAVISWSNGKQSSDKAPAESYSIWDEALYHRTPIMNNEYLADKDTDQKLIQRNLSVPIFEGGRIAGIVGVANKGEDYTPTDVRQLKLLMQGMWNIIQQKLADEELYQYMEELKRSSEIKSVLSDVIKNSPAVVFIWWAEEDWPVEFVSENITQFGYTVHDFLSGKLVYADIVHPYDLERVQKELAKRIDAGHTDFNQEYRIMTKFGDVRWIDERTFIKYDEDGKVTYLQGIIVDITERKHANDFMHLQYDLDSVLSSATSNRETFNRLLDLALRITPIDSGALYLVDDKTGDLDLVAHHGLSEQFVNSTSHYERNSVQTRLVMSGQAVYKHHSELSAITSGKNLRYEGLHGTAIIPIRYHNEIIAALYLSSHSEYEIPDKSRHDLETIAKQIGEVLSNMHKEASVQKEINDLQILIDNVKEGIIVTDKKGALLYTNKILEKWIRYSADELKKMDITDLYPLRYRHVLDSVEETLNQNRTYSEDIRLHSSTGREIPCRVTFKNIKWNEKDCILGIYEHINTSATSSHNT from the coding sequence ATGAAAAGTGTACTTGAAGATATCGTCAATGCAAGCCCTGCAATTGTTTTCGTATGGAAGGAGGAGGAAAGGTGGCCTGTGGAGTTCGTCTCAAAAAATATCTCTCTTTTTGACTATACTCCCGATGATTTTATTTCGGGCGCCTTAAGGTACAGTGACATAATCCATCCGGATGACCTTGAAATGGTAACTGAGGAGGTGGAAAAACATCTGGAAAGTGGAGATGAACAGTTTAACCTAACCTATCGTGTCCTCACCGGGAAAAAAGATGTACGCTGGGTCGAAGAACGTACCATAATCCACCATGATCCGGATAACACCTACTATGAAGGAATTATCATGGATATTACTTCCAGGAAGATGGAAGAAAAAAAGATCATTGATGGTGCCATGGGAATGAAAAAAGCCCTCGAGACAGTAATCAATTCAAGCCCTGTAATTGTTTTCCTGTGGAGAGCAGAAGATGACTGGCCCGTGGAATTTGTCTCGGAAAACATTACACAATTCGGATATGAAGTTGAAGAATTCACATCGGATAACCTGGTTTACGGTGATATCGTTCACCCTGATGATATAGAGAAAGTGCGCCAGGGGATGGCCCGGTGTGTTGCAGAGGGTAACAGGCAGTTCAACAAAGAATATCGTATCCTGACAAAAGATGGAGATGTACGCTGGGTGGACGAACGCACAAAAATCCAGCACAGTGATACAGGTGATGTGACATACCTGCAGGGTATAATTGTTGATATAACAGAAAGAAAGAATGTTGAAAACGCCCTGTTCCTTGAAGAAAAACGCCATGAAGCACTCTTAAAACTCTATGCCATGTCTGATTCCTCAATTCAGGAAATTATGGATTATGCGCGTGAACAGGCAGTTTTACTAACTGAGAGCAAAATTGGTTTTCTGGCATTCCTGGATGAAACTGAAACAAACTATGCGGTTATTTCCTGGTCAAACGGTAAACAGAGTTCAGACAAGGCTCCGGCAGAGAGTTACAGTATATGGGATGAAGCACTTTACCATCGCACCCCCATAATGAACAATGAATATTTAGCTGATAAAGATACAGACCAAAAGTTAATCCAGAGAAATCTGAGCGTTCCCATCTTTGAAGGCGGTAGAATTGCGGGGATTGTGGGTGTTGCCAATAAGGGAGAAGATTATACACCTACAGATGTCAGACAATTGAAGTTACTCATGCAGGGAATGTGGAATATAATCCAGCAAAAACTGGCTGATGAGGAACTGTACCAGTATATGGAAGAATTGAAAAGATCAAGTGAAATAAAATCAGTCCTTTCTGACGTCATCAAGAACAGTCCTGCAGTCGTATTCATATGGTGGGCTGAAGAGGATTGGCCTGTTGAATTCGTCTCCGAGAATATAACACAGTTTGGTTACACTGTCCATGATTTCCTTTCGGGCAAACTGGTCTATGCTGACATAGTACATCCATATGACCTGGAAAGGGTCCAGAAAGAACTCGCAAAAAGAATTGATGCGGGACATACGGATTTCAATCAGGAATACAGAATAATGACAAAATTTGGAGATGTCCGGTGGATAGATGAAAGAACTTTCATAAAATATGATGAGGATGGGAAAGTAACGTATTTGCAGGGTATCATTGTAGACATCACAGAAAGAAAACATGCCAATGATTTCATGCACCTGCAGTATGATCTTGACAGTGTTCTCAGCTCTGCCACATCAAATCGTGAGACATTCAACCGGCTACTGGACCTTGCACTGAGAATCACACCTATTGATTCAGGGGCCCTGTATCTTGTTGACGATAAAACCGGAGACCTGGACCTGGTAGCTCATCACGGGCTGTCTGAACAGTTTGTGAATAGCACCTCTCATTATGAAAGGAATTCAGTACAGACAAGGCTGGTGATGAGCGGACAGGCAGTGTATAAACATCATTCCGAACTCAGCGCAATTACAAGTGGCAAGAACCTACGGTATGAAGGCTTGCATGGAACTGCAATAATTCCGATTCGATACCACAACGAGATAATAGCTGCTCTCTATCTATCCTCACATTCTGAATATGAGATCCCCGATAAATCCAGACATGATCTCGAAACTATAGCAAAACAAATCGGGGAAGTCCTATCAAATATGCATAAAGAGGCATCTGTCCAAAAAGAGATCAATGATTTACAGATATTGATTGACAATGTAAAGGAAGGTATTATAGTTACCGATAAAAAGGGAGCGTTGCTTTATACAAATAAAATACTTGAGAAGTGGATACGATACTCTGCAGATGAACTTAAAAAGATGGACATTACAGACCTATATCCGCTGAGATACAGGCATGTCCTGGATTCTGTAGAGGAGACATTAAACCAAAACCGGACTTATAGCGAAGACATCAGGCTACATTCCAGCACCGGGAGGGAAATTCCCTGCAGAGTAACTTTTAAAAATATAAAATGGAACGAAAAAGATTGCATACTTGGAATCTACGAACATATCAATACATCAGCAACCTCAAGTCATAATACATAA
- a CDS encoding triphosphoribosyl-dephospho-CoA synthase, with protein MDSCYKMQPSEVARSAQLAMILEVSASPKPGNIDRIHDFADTRYEHFLASATGVYPVFERAASGKEKIGELLKEAVLESNKWQKGGNTHFGAFLLLLPLAKAAGQLSQENETFDMKKTVERARWIVKHTDVEDSINFYLAFEKANVCVQDVKDLDLNDSDSITNLRKNQTSLFELMEISENYDMIAKEWTHGFKLCSRCSEQITDLMEGNDFCTDINCSIVYTFLKLLSNNPDTFIQTKFNRETAAEVSEKATAIVTHIETYGYEASIPSIIELDEELLKKKINPGSTADIIIGGLFLSIMGGMRF; from the coding sequence ATGGACTCCTGTTACAAGATGCAACCTTCCGAAGTTGCCCGCAGTGCCCAGCTTGCAATGATACTGGAGGTATCGGCATCACCCAAACCCGGAAATATCGACAGGATACATGATTTTGCCGATACACGTTATGAACATTTCCTGGCATCTGCAACAGGTGTTTATCCAGTATTTGAAAGGGCTGCTTCTGGAAAAGAAAAGATAGGGGAATTGCTCAAGGAAGCTGTGCTTGAAAGCAATAAATGGCAAAAAGGGGGAAACACGCATTTTGGTGCATTTTTACTCCTCCTGCCTCTTGCAAAAGCTGCAGGTCAGCTGAGTCAGGAAAACGAAACGTTTGATATGAAAAAAACCGTTGAGAGAGCCCGCTGGATAGTTAAACACACAGATGTTGAGGACTCTATCAACTTTTATCTGGCGTTTGAAAAAGCAAATGTCTGCGTACAGGATGTAAAAGACCTTGATCTCAATGATTCGGATTCTATCACAAACTTAAGGAAAAATCAAACCAGCCTTTTCGAATTGATGGAAATATCCGAAAACTACGACATGATAGCTAAAGAGTGGACCCATGGTTTTAAACTGTGCAGCCGGTGCAGCGAACAAATCACTGATCTTATGGAAGGAAATGATTTTTGTACAGACATAAATTGCTCCATTGTTTACACTTTCCTGAAGTTATTGTCGAACAATCCCGATACATTCATACAGACTAAATTCAATAGGGAAACTGCAGCCGAGGTTTCAGAAAAGGCAACCGCTATTGTCACACATATAGAAACATACGGCTATGAAGCATCAATTCCTTCAATAATCGAACTTGATGAAGAGTTACTCAAAAAGAAAATAAACCCCGGTTCAACTGCAGATATAATTATAGGCGGGCTTTTCCTTTCAATCATGGGAGGCATGCGGTTTTGA
- a CDS encoding DUF447 domain-containing protein, with protein sequence MEVSELDKYGICDGISEIIVTCGIENPNAAPIGLIRKDNRIFIRLYKGSTTYENVKLEKIFAANVTCDPLLFVKSTFSNLEDENFKYHPLNSQNIPLLKNSVSSVIFRCEEIKHTEQAMTAEIIPIYAVANYHRPKAINRGLTAVIEAAIHATRYELTGIDKFLDLIDQCLETTYKCGGQREKDAAEILLNEIGEIKKLVSGGKDTE encoded by the coding sequence ATGGAAGTTTCAGAACTTGACAAATACGGTATATGCGATGGTATATCCGAGATCATAGTGACATGCGGCATAGAAAATCCCAACGCTGCTCCAATTGGCCTGATTCGCAAAGATAACAGGATCTTCATAAGACTTTATAAAGGCTCTACCACCTATGAAAATGTGAAACTGGAGAAAATCTTTGCTGCCAATGTGACCTGTGACCCTTTACTTTTTGTAAAATCGACTTTTTCCAATCTAGAAGATGAGAATTTCAAATACCATCCACTGAATTCACAAAATATACCATTGCTAAAAAATTCAGTCAGCAGTGTTATTTTCAGATGCGAGGAAATAAAACATACAGAACAGGCCATGACAGCAGAAATCATCCCAATATATGCAGTGGCTAACTATCATAGACCCAAAGCCATTAATCGGGGTCTTACAGCAGTTATTGAGGCAGCCATCCATGCTACTCGTTATGAATTAACAGGAATTGATAAATTTCTCGACTTGATTGACCAGTGCCTGGAAACTACCTACAAATGCGGAGGTCAAAGGGAAAAAGATGCCGCTGAAATTCTCTTAAATGAAATTGGTGAAATTAAGAAACTTGTATCCGGGGGCAAAGACACTGAATAA
- a CDS encoding nucleoside deaminase has protein sequence MYPGAKTLNNFMEIAIEQARLGMRNNLGGPFGAVIVKDETVISRAHNRVLDSNDPTAHAEIMAIRIASSKLGTFDLSECEIYTTSYPCPMCMSALYWARIKTLYYGTTTTEVEKIGFDDGQIYRALCKGHNGKGMNMEKLDSKICQQLLSEWEEKEDKYMY, from the coding sequence TTGTATCCGGGGGCAAAGACACTGAATAATTTCATGGAAATTGCCATTGAGCAAGCCCGACTGGGCATGAGAAATAACCTGGGAGGGCCCTTTGGAGCTGTAATTGTAAAAGATGAAACTGTAATCTCCAGAGCGCATAACAGGGTACTTGATTCTAATGACCCCACCGCCCATGCTGAAATAATGGCAATCAGGATAGCCTCATCAAAGCTGGGAACATTTGACCTGTCTGAATGCGAAATATATACTACCTCTTATCCATGCCCCATGTGTATGTCCGCTCTGTACTGGGCACGCATCAAAACGCTTTATTATGGGACAACAACGACCGAGGTAGAAAAGATCGGATTTGATGACGGACAGATATACAGGGCCCTGTGTAAAGGTCATAATGGCAAAGGAATGAATATGGAAAAGCTGGACAGCAAAATATGCCAGCAATTACTGTCCGAATGGGAAGAAAAAGAAGACAAGTATATGTACTGA
- a CDS encoding IS5-like element ISMem1 family transposase, with the protein MSSDYLNFIDTAMSVAGRSHLPIYSCKYSKRKYTQHQLLTLVLVKEYTGKNYRDVVRLVELMDRVQSKIGIKHVPHFTTLHKFTNRISSFYFNSLLHQTLKLFYSHGEKIPLIAIDSSGFTGGHCSYYYSVRTGKKRRSYLKTSIAVDVEKFIVTGFKISGKPVHDAKHALTLLRQCHKRRKADCYLMDKGYDSEKIHALINEELKAEAIIPVRCRKRKKIKGKYRRKMRDEFDEDIYHYRNLVETMFSVLKRKYREELRATKYRNQVKEVKFKLLIHNIDRAISVSIIIQMRISTEPMFVLFMRGKA; encoded by the coding sequence TTGTCAAGCGATTACTTAAACTTTATCGATACAGCTATGTCTGTAGCTGGAAGATCTCATCTTCCAATCTACAGTTGTAAGTATTCCAAACGAAAATATACTCAGCATCAGTTATTGACTTTGGTATTGGTCAAAGAGTACACAGGTAAGAACTATAGAGATGTTGTTAGACTTGTTGAGTTAATGGATAGAGTTCAGTCCAAGATTGGTATAAAACACGTACCTCACTTCACAACATTACATAAATTTACCAATAGAATATCTTCTTTCTATTTCAATAGCTTACTTCACCAAACTCTGAAACTATTCTATTCACATGGTGAAAAAATACCTCTGATTGCTATTGATTCAAGTGGATTTACAGGTGGACATTGTAGTTACTATTATTCTGTGAGAACAGGAAAGAAAAGACGGTCGTATCTGAAAACAAGTATAGCTGTTGACGTTGAGAAGTTCATTGTAACTGGTTTTAAGATTTCAGGTAAGCCTGTGCATGATGCAAAGCATGCATTGACATTGCTTAGACAATGTCACAAAAGGAGAAAAGCTGATTGTTATCTGATGGATAAAGGATATGATTCTGAGAAGATACATGCTCTAATCAATGAAGAATTGAAAGCAGAAGCCATCATACCTGTAAGATGTAGAAAAAGGAAGAAGATCAAAGGAAAATATCGTCGAAAAATGAGAGATGAGTTTGATGAAGACATCTATCATTATAGAAACCTGGTAGAGACGATGTTTTCTGTTTTGAAAAGGAAGTATAGGGAAGAACTGAGGGCAACAAAATACAGAAATCAGGTCAAAGAGGTCAAGTTCAAATTATTAATTCATAATATAGATAGGGCTATCTCTGTTTCAATAATTATTCAAATGAGGATTTCTACAGAGCCTATGTTTGTACTATTTATGAGGGGGAAAGCATAA
- the phoU gene encoding phosphate signaling complex protein PhoU, which produces MVREKYHAELNELKENISDMSAVSQEMFRKSIKALADIDKELAQEIIEMDQTVNDFEEKVENRITRLLALQQPIASDLRLITASYRISIDLERMGDLAVDVAKRIKKMDAEKTLSISECKPIVSTCEEMIEQSIAAYAELDSELAKDITAKDDIVDRNVYAGWQDLVHMMIDNSTIIENAVEMMFVLRYLERIADHTCNICESIVYIATAERIDLN; this is translated from the coding sequence ATGGTTCGTGAGAAATACCATGCTGAACTTAATGAATTAAAAGAAAATATCTCTGATATGAGTGCCGTATCCCAGGAAATGTTCCGCAAATCTATAAAGGCGCTTGCAGATATCGATAAAGAACTTGCCCAGGAAATCATTGAAATGGACCAGACAGTAAATGATTTTGAGGAGAAAGTTGAAAATCGAATCACAAGATTGCTGGCATTACAGCAACCAATTGCCAGTGACCTTCGCCTGATAACGGCTTCTTATAGGATATCAATTGATCTTGAACGAATGGGCGATCTGGCAGTAGATGTGGCCAAAAGAATAAAAAAGATGGATGCGGAGAAGACTCTTTCGATTTCTGAATGTAAACCTATTGTATCCACATGTGAGGAAATGATAGAACAGTCCATTGCAGCTTATGCAGAATTGGATAGTGAACTGGCAAAAGATATCACTGCAAAAGATGACATCGTCGACAGGAATGTTTACGCAGGCTGGCAGGATCTGGTCCATATGATGATCGACAACTCAACCATTATTGAAAATGCAGTGGAAATGATGTTCGTTCTCAGGTATCTGGAACGTATTGCAGATCATACATGCAATATATGTGAAAGTATCGTATACATTGCAACTGCTGAAAGGATCGATCTGAACTGA
- the pstB gene encoding phosphate ABC transporter ATP-binding protein PstB → MSGINDFADIEVEDLNLWYGSNQALQDINIKIPSKSVTALIGPSGCGKSTFLRCINRMNDLIKVCHIEGRVKIDNKNIYDEDVDVVELRKKVGMVFQKPNPFPMSVFDNIAYGPKIHNVPKKDIKGIVDKTLQDSALYGEVSDRLDSSALDLSGGQQQRLCIARTMAVEPEIILFDEPCSALDPISTNKIEDLILELKKDYTIVIVTHNMQQAARISDYTAFFLMGKIIEFGETNQIFENPREKRTEDYITGRFG, encoded by the coding sequence ATGAGTGGAATTAATGATTTCGCAGACATAGAGGTCGAGGATCTCAACCTATGGTATGGCTCCAATCAAGCCCTCCAGGACATAAATATTAAAATCCCCAGCAAAAGTGTAACCGCTCTTATAGGTCCTTCTGGATGTGGAAAATCCACTTTTTTACGCTGTATAAACAGGATGAATGATCTTATTAAAGTATGTCATATCGAAGGCAGGGTCAAAATCGACAATAAAAACATCTACGATGAAGATGTGGATGTAGTTGAACTCAGAAAGAAGGTGGGCATGGTTTTCCAGAAACCAAACCCATTTCCAATGTCAGTTTTTGATAATATTGCCTATGGTCCAAAAATCCACAATGTTCCCAAAAAGGACATAAAAGGGATTGTTGATAAAACCCTGCAGGATTCAGCTCTTTACGGAGAGGTATCTGACAGGCTGGATTCATCTGCCCTGGACCTCAGTGGAGGACAGCAGCAAAGACTCTGCATTGCAAGGACAATGGCCGTAGAACCGGAGATCATTCTTTTTGATGAACCATGCAGCGCCCTTGATCCCATATCTACAAATAAGATAGAAGACCTGATCCTTGAGTTAAAAAAGGATTACACAATTGTAATTGTTACTCACAATATGCAGCAAGCGGCAAGAATTTCTGACTACACCGCATTTTTCCTCATGGGAAAAATAATCGAGTTTGGAGAAACAAACCAGATATTCGAAAACCCCAGGGAAAAACGTACTGAAGACTACATCACAGGAAGATTCGGGTGA
- the rpl7ae gene encoding 50S ribosomal protein L7Ae, with product MEIMAKFDVPDELIDKALEAVEVARDTGKVKKGANEATKAVERGIAKLAVIADDVEPAEVVAHIGPLCEEKNAPYIYVKQQKELGAACGIGVGCAAVVITDAGKGAETIEDLAEKVSALK from the coding sequence ATAGAAATTATGGCAAAATTTGATGTTCCAGATGAACTAATAGATAAAGCTCTTGAAGCAGTAGAAGTTGCCAGAGATACTGGCAAGGTAAAAAAAGGAGCTAACGAAGCTACAAAGGCTGTAGAAAGAGGTATTGCAAAACTGGCAGTCATTGCAGACGATGTTGAACCTGCAGAAGTAGTAGCTCACATTGGTCCTCTTTGTGAAGAAAAGAATGCACCTTACATCTATGTAAAACAGCAGAAAGAACTCGGAGCTGCCTGTGGAATAGGCGTTGGCTGTGCTGCAGTAGTAATTACAGATGCAGGTAAGGGCGCAGAGACCATCGAAGACCTGGCCGAAAAAGTCAGTGCTCTCAAATAA